Proteins from a genomic interval of Syngnathus typhle isolate RoL2023-S1 ecotype Sweden linkage group LG15, RoL_Styp_1.0, whole genome shotgun sequence:
- the hspb1 gene encoding heat shock protein beta-1: MAERRIPFTLVRSPSWDPFRDWHSRIFDQTFGMPTPMEDLASYPCTHWPGYMRPASVMTPEMMYPGAVMAQQARALSRQISTGMSEIKQTQDNWKVSLDVNHFSPEELVIKTKDGVVEITGKHEERKDEHGFVSRCFTRKYTLPSSANVEKVTSSLSPDGVLTVEAPLAKLAIGAAETTIPVTVDTKSGVVKK; this comes from the exons ATGGCAGAGAGACGCATTCCTTTCACTCTAGTCCGCAGCCCAAGCTGGGACCCCTTCCGCGACTGGCACAGCCGCATCTTCGACCAGACCTTCGGCATGCCCACCCCGATGGAAGACTTGGCTTCCTACCCCTGCACCCACTGGCCGGGCTACATGCGGCCCGCTTCCGTGATGACCCCCGAGATGATGTACCCCGGCGCCGTGATGGCCCAGCAGGCCCGTGCCCTGTCCCGCCAGATAAGCACGGGCATGTCGGAGATCAAGCAGACCCAAGACAACTGGAAAGTCTCTCTGGATGTCAACCACTTCTCACCTGAAGAGCTGGTGATCAAGACCAAGGATGGAGTGGTGGAGATTACTG GCAAACATGAGGAGCGAAAAGATGAACATGGTTTTGTATCCAGATGTTTCACCAGGAAATATAC cCTCCCTTCCAGCGCCAACGTAGAAAAGGTCACCTCCTCGCTGTCTCCCGATGGCGTGTTGACCGTAGAGGCCCCACTGGCCAAGCTAGCCATCGGTGCCGCAGAGACCACAATACCCGTCACCGTGGACACCAAAAGTGGCGTGGTGAAGAAATGA
- the ywhag1 gene encoding 14-3-3 protein gamma-1, with protein sequence MVDREQLVQKARLAEQAERYDDMAAAMKSVTELNEALSNEERNLLSVAYKNVVGARRSSWRVISSIEQKTSADGNEKKIEMVRAYREKIEKELETVCQDVLNLLDNFLIKNCNETQHESKVFYLKMKGDYYRYLAEVATGEKRAAVVESSEKSYNEAHEISKEHMQPTHPIRLGLALNYSVFYYEIQNAPEQACHLAKTAFDDAIAELDTLNEDSYKDSTLIMQLLRDNLTLWTSDQQDDEGGEGNN encoded by the exons ATGGTGGACCGCGAGCAACTGGTGCAGAAGGCCAGGCTGGCCGAGCAAGCTGAGCGATATGACGATATGGCAGCTGCCATGAAGTCG GTCACAGAACTGAACGAAGCACTTTCCAACGAAGAGAGGAACCTTCTCTCCGTGGCCTACAAGAACGTGGTCGGCGCCAGGCGCTCGTCCTGGCGCGTCATTTCCAGCATCGAGCAGAAGACGTCCGCCGACGGTAACGAGAAGAAAATCGAGATGGTACGGGCCTACCGGGAAAAAATCGAGAAGGAGCTGGAGACGGTCTGCCAGGATGTGCTCAACCTCCTCGACAACTTCCTGATCAAGAACTGCAACGAGACGCAGCACGAGAGCAAGGTGTTCTACCTGAAGATGAAGGGCGACTACTACCGCTACCTGGCCGAGGTGGCCACCGGCGAGAAGCGAGCCGCTGTGGTGGAATCCTCCGAGAAGTCCTACAACGAGGCCCATGAGATCAGCAAGGAGCACATGCAGCCCACTCACCCCATCCGCCTGGGCTTGGCTCTCAACTACTCCGTCTTCTACTACGAGATCCAGAACGCCCCGGAGCAAGCGTGCCACCTGGCCAAGACCGCCTTCGACGACGCCATCGCCGAGCTGGACACCCTCAACGAGGACTCCTACAAAGACTCCACTCTCATCATGCAGCTGCTACGAGACAACTTGACGCTGTGGACAAGCGACCAGCAGGACGACGAGGGCGGCGAGGGCAACAACTAA
- the LOC133168520 gene encoding scavenger receptor cysteine-rich domain-containing group B protein, with protein MVIQAAMRGQRVVESLCKCWNPTLCLLVTLLGSLVLVALGVLSRLGDIKISRRAAPTNEQQYPVKKHYQVRLTDGPNRCEGRVEVYYNDNWGTVCDDDWDMLDAQVVCHQLDCGVAVAMGSTSHYGQTYLPIVLDNVDCQGWETNLGHCDSLGWGVHNCYHYEDVSIKCREPLVVGAKASGGITTAPPKNAILDGTVRLVEGKDSCQGRVEIYYKGRWGTVCDDDWDAREAEVVCRQLGCGQVVSAHTNSYFGYGTGHILLDNINCIGSEEQLAQCANLGWRNHNCGHHEDAGITCSGTGPTTTLPPVYPSTESLWSTRSTQEGAATNVDVTATELMTSIQTAPQTKAPMAIRVVNGYDSCQGRVEVQYNNVWGTVCDDGWHMANAVVVCRQLGCGIALEAKSQAYFGYGSGPILLDNVHCTGEETHLSRCIHSGVGQHNCGHHEDAGVICTPAIPFSGFARDFSIIDDTATDDPTTSMPDGTLRLVDGQHECEGRLEMYLKSGWGTVCDDAWDIPDAKVVCRQLGCGEAIAAWGEAHFGQGTGTILLDNLKCNGSEVSLRNCSHISWNVHNCDHSEDAGVTCSLL; from the exons ATGGTCATTCAGGCAGCCATGCGAGGACAGCGTGTTGTGGAGAGCCTATGTAAGTGCTGGAACCCGACTTTGTGTCTGCTGGTGACCTTGCTTGGATCGCTTGTTTTGGTGGCGCTCGGTGTGCTCTCGCGATTAG GAGACATCAAAATAAGTCGACGTGCTGCACCCA CCAATGAGCAGCAATACCCGGTGAAGAAGCATTACCAAG TGCGACTGACAGACGGGCCTAACAGGTGCGAGGGCCGCGTGGAAGTCTACTACAATGACAACTGGGGCACCGTGTGTGACGATGACTGGGACATGCTGGATGCCCAAGTCGTGTGTCATCAGCTGGACTGCGGAGTGGCTGTGGCTATGGGTAGCACCTCTCACTATGGACAAACCTATCTACCTATCGTGCTGGATAATGTGGACTGCCAGGGTTGGGAAACAAACCTGGGTCACTGTGATAGTCTGGGCTGGGGCGTACACAACTGTTACCACTATGAGGATGTGTCCATCAAATGTCGAG AACCACTGGTGGTAGGAGCAAAAGCGTCAGGGGGTATTACAACAGCACCGCCCAAGAATGCGATCTTAG ACGGCACCGTACGTCTCGTGGAGGGAAAGGACTCCTGCCAGGGCCGGGTGGAGATCTACTACAAGGGACGCTGGGGGACGGTGTGCGATGATGATTGGGATGCCAGGGAGGCTGAAGTCGTCTGCCGCCAGTTAGGTTGTGGCCAAGTCGTGTCGGCTCACACCAACTCCTACTTTGGTTACGGCACCGGCCATATTCTTCTGGACAACATCAACTGCATTGGCAGTGAGGAGCAACTTGCTCAATGTGCAAACCTTGGTTGGAGAAACCACAACTGTGGGCATCATGAAGATGCTGGCATCACCTGCTCTG GTACAGGACCAACCACAACTCTGCCTCCAGTTTACCCATCCACTGAAAGCCTATGGTCCACTCGGTCCACGCAGGAAGGAGCAG caacaaATGTTGATGTCACAGCTACAGAACTCATGACAAGTATTCAGACCGCTCCTCAAACAAAAG CTCCAATGGCTATTCGCGTGGTGAACGGATACGACAGCTGCCAGGGTCGCGTGGAAGTGCAGTACAATAACGTATGGGGCACAGTTTGCGACGATGGCTGGCATATGGCCAATGCCGTAGTGGTATGTAGGCAGCTGGGCTGCGGCATAGCTCTTGAAGCCAAATCACAGGCCTATTTTGGCTACGGTTCCGGTCCCATCCTGCTGGACAATGTACATTGTACTGGTGAAGAAACACATCTCTCCAGGTGCATCCATTCCGGTGTGGGGCAACACAACTGTGGCCATCATGAGGACGCTGGAGTTATTTGTACAC CGGCTATACCCTTCAGTGGATTTGCCCGTGATTTTAGCATAATAGATGACACGGCCACCGACGACCCCACCACCTCCATGCCTGATG GAACACTGAGGCTGGTCGATGGTCAGCATGAATGCGAAGGGCGCTTGGAGATGTACTTAAAATCTGGATGGGGCACAGTGTGTGACGATGCATGGGACATCCCCGACGCCAAGGTCGTGTGCCGCCAGCTCGGCTGTGGGGAGGCCATCGCGGCGTGGGGGGAAGCCCACTTTGGTCAAGGAACGGGAACAATCCTATTGGACAATCTCAAGTGCAACGGTAGCGAAGTCTCCCTGCGGAATTGCTCTCATATATCCTGGAACGTGCACAACTGTGACCACTCAGAAGATGCCGGTGTCACCTGCTCACTGTTATGA